The Thunnus thynnus chromosome 13, fThuThy2.1, whole genome shotgun sequence genome segment aattaaatgtttatttcactctattttattactgttatagTCTTataatctatttttattttattactttttcatGATATTTATTTCTCATGTACATCAGTGTCCGATAGTtttactgtctgtgtttgttctgtcttattatcagctgtcagtcatctgtgaagctCTTTGATCTGCAATAAAACTgtcatacaaataaagtttgattgattgtttttatttgctgcttTAAATCAGTttcaaagactaaaaaaaaatcaatgtttgtGATTAAAGAAGTTAGATTTATGAATATACAATATTACATTAATAATGTAGTATTATTGGATTAGTAAacttttggacatttttggaCAGAAGGGggggttgtttgtttgtttgtctatgGACCCATCAGTTCTCAGATGAACTAACAGCCTCCGTACAGCAGGAGGCGGTTTGCTCCTTTAAAGTTGGTTTTCGATCCgtcaataaacacaaagaagaagaagacaaagatgGCGTCTGGAAGTGGGGTGAGTTTCTTATCTgggcttgttttgtctttaaaaatataatatttacttCCCAGCTAAGAGACTCTCGCTTTGgcatttgtttctgtgtttatcaCAGCTGTTGGTGACTCAGACTAAATCGGTTTGAAGCATTTTAAGACCGTTTTAAACGCTCGCAACTGGCGCGTCAGCTAGCGGCTAACGACAGCTAGCCTGCTAACGGACAATAACGTAAAGGTTTCCGGTTTAGTTTTAACCTCGGCGGTGTTAATGTTAACTTTGTGTTTCCTAAAGTATCAGTCTGAGTCACAGTTTATGTCTCTGCTGCATCATTAGAAGAGAATAAACGCTGCTAAACATTAGCTTCTGTTCCGCTAGCTGCCAAAACAATCAGACTTCCGGCCAGAATTCTTCAGAATAAAAGCGTCTTTAAGTTTTgtcatttcacaataaaagcaacaaacaCAGAAGTATTATTGATTAATCCGTCGataattttcataattgattaatctgtccattatttttattattgattaatctgtccaCTATTTCCTCCATCAATCGATGAATCATTCTGTTCTCTAAAGCTCAAGATGCAACCTGCCAACTACTTAAATAATTgagtaattgttttttttaagaaggaAAAACTTGTTATTTCAGCTTCTTATATgtgaatattctctggtttctttagtcctctgtagcttctttctttcacacagcagcagatgttCTGTGTCAGACGCTTTCACATCTCCTGGAAACTCTCTGTGGTTgtaattcagcatttttaagcttttcatcagaaataaaacagctgtttttttctgagaatCTGTCTTCCTGTTTCAGCAGGTTGTTTCCAGAACGTTTCAGCATTTTGATAAATTCACGCTGTTATATTATCATTTCATCAGTGGCAATATATCATCTAACAAAAGGAGTTATCATGACCTCATTCAGACAAACCCTAAATGTGACAAaaagacacaacaacaaacatgatAAGACCGTACAGCTGTCCTGACGTATAGAGCCGTGTGTTATTGATGAATCTGTTGTGTGATTGTATTTGTGTCGGCTGTAAACTGAGTGTCTGTGAGTGACGGAGCTGCAACCATCATCAGCACTTTTTCATAATCGAGTCATagttttagatgtttttttttaaagctggttgcagcttctcacatTCTGAATGTTGATCAGCATGAAATATTATAACAGACATATAAAACTAGTCTGTTTGGAACAATAAGTCTGATACGGTGAAACAAAGAAGTGTAGTTACCACGTTAAAGTCCTCAAAACGacgtctcttcttcttctgtaaatatatttaatgtttaacGTTTGACACCAGACGTTTCCTCCTTCACAGTAAAGTTCATCCTCAGTGTTTGGCTTCATGTCTCCACATTCACACTAGTGTCAGCTGAGTATTGAACCACGATTGGCTCcgaactagctgtgatgtcatcgaTCCTGCGTGTTAGTTCCCACGTGTTCAACCTTCAGCAgatcaaagtgaaaacaaactgcaacagAGAACGACATCGACCGAAGGAacctgaagaaaaacatgtttttgacaGGAAGAGACTTTaatcaatagttgcagctcttatAGTTGGATTATCAGAATATTgattacagatgttttaaatCATGTTGCTGAATATGAACTGACAACATGCTGCTGTTTTCATGTGTATGTGagaattcttcttcttcttcttcttcttcttgttctgactcgtctcctccttcttcttcgtCTTTTTTCCTCCAGTCGAGTAAAACTGACTTCCGTCGGAAGTGGGACAAAGAGGAGTATGAACACCTCGCTCAGAAACGGCTGACGGAGGAGAGAGAccgagagaggagagatggtgAGAAGAtagataaatattaaaacagatCAACCGAGAGGTCGACTCGGGTTCAACCTCATGTTTGTTTTCCGCTTCTGAGTTGTAGATTTAAAGGAGGAgttcacagttttgttttttcaagtgtgtcattaaagcaacagtcagtcttcaaatgaacattaaacctgtttatcttgctgtaatcattcatcctgttcacactgaccatcagaagatccttCATAACGACCttataatggaagtgatggagctcatatgaagcttcagcgtccagatGAGTCTTTTAAATGCACtcaaagcacatttgaaggatgttttaatatccagtatgaacaggaggaatgattacagacacctgactgctgctttaacacactgggaacactgggaacactgggaactggtccttttactttctttcacacaaagaaaacacaaacgtCGGTCCTGAGTCGTCCAGCAGTTTGTTCTGAATCATCTCGTCAGTTTGTGAAATGATGAACCAGTGATGAATATTTGTATTAATGGATAAATGAATGTGTCTTTTAGGGAAAGTGGCGCCGCCGGTCAAGCGGGACCTCCTGCGCCACAGAGACTATAAAGTGGACCTGGAGTCCAAACTGGGGAAGACCATCGTCATCACAAAGACCACTCCTCAGGCTGAGATGGGAGGGTACGAACACTTTCATCTTCCTATTAAACAAGACGCCGCTTATCTACAAATAtatgaacacaaacaacaagatCCTGTCAACAAAACTCAacttttattcatgtttgtttcaaagtttaatgtttgatgcttttattttgttgaacaTAAGAACCGTCAGCTGGAACCTCCTTcagtaacttttattctcctgtaaTATTAATGTTGATGTGATGTAACCGAATCATGTGGCGATAAtgattcttcttctgtttcagtTATTACTGCAACGTCTGTGACTGCGTCGTCAAAGACTCCATCAACTTCCTGGATCACATCAACGGCAAGAAACGTGAGTCTGAAGCCGCCAAAGATcacctgactgtgtgtgtgtgtgtgtgtgtgtgtgtgtgtgtgcgcgcgcgtgtgtttaactgtgtgtgtgtgtgtgtgcgtgtgtgtttaactgtgtgtgtgtgtgtgcgtgtgtgtttaactgtgtgtgtgtgtgtgcgtgtgtgtttaactgtgtgtgtgtgtgtgcgtgtgtgtttaactgtgtgtgtgtgtgtttaactgtgtgtgtgtgtgtgcgcgcgtgtgtttaactgtgtgtgtgtgtgcgcgcacgtgtgtttaactgtgtgtgtgtgtgcgcgcacgtgtgtttaactgtgtgtgtgtgtgtgcgcgcgcacgtgtgtttaactgtgtgtgtgtgtgtgtgtgcgcgcgcacgtgtgtttaactgtgtgtgtgtgtgtgtgtgtgtttaactgtgtgtgtgcgcgtgtgtgtatgtgtgtgtgcgcgcgtgtgtgtgtgtgtgtgtgtgtgtgcgcgtgtgtttaactgtgtgtgtgtgtgtgtgtgtgtgtgcgcgtgcagaCCAGAGGAACCTGGGCATGTCGATGCGTGTGGAGCGCTCGTCTCTTGATCAGGTGAAGAAACGTTTCGAGGTgaacaagaagaagatggaggagaagCAGAAGGAGTACGACTTCGAGGAGCGCATGAAGGAGCTGCGTGAGGAGGTGAGAAGGGAGGAcacgcccccccccccgctgGTCACATGACGTAGGAGTCGCTCCTCGCTGTGTTCAGTTTAAACAGACTGGAAGAAACTTGCTAGCGTAGcgacattaatgctacaaacaacccataatgcatcaTTCTCTGTTACACCATCAAGGACATGATGTAAagttcacctgtgtgtgtgtgtgcgtgtgcgtgtgtgtgtgtgtgtgtgtgcgtgtgcgtgtgtgtgtgtgtgtgtgtgtgtgtgtgtgtgtgtgtgtgtcaggaggaGAAGGCGAAGGCGTACAAGAAGGAGAAGCAGAAGGAGAGGAAGCGGCGGGCGGAGGAGGACGTGGACTTTGAGGAGGACGACGAGATGGCGGCTGTGATGGGTTTCTCCGGCTTCGGCTCGTCTAAGAAGAGTCACTGACGCTCGGCGGCGGCGGCGAGCGCAACCACACATCAGGACAGGAAACGTTATTTTTAACTCCGCCTCCCCTCGTTCGGCCGGAGTTTGCGAGCAGAACGAGACTCGACATGAAAGCGGCGGCGGAGTCCTGCTGCAGAGACCGCCGGTCCTTTTTACCACCACGTTGTTATTTTGGTAGTTTTTACCCACCACTTCCTGTTAATcatgaaaacctttttttaattcagCAGCTTCCTGTCAGAGACACAAGACGCTTTGATGTGTTCATTATGATCTGAGCATGCAGGGGGAAACAGGAAGTAGCTCTGCAGCACACGTGACGTTTCTGATCAatagtttattgattttaaatgttcagCTGCTGAAAAATAAGACCAAAAACGACACAAGTTTCCTTTAAGTTTAAGAacttttattgaaattaaagttcaaatctgtttgtttttttgtttgtttgttttcattagaAACACGTTcagaacaacaaaaatacattttaacaagTTAAAATTAGTTTTTGATATAAAGAATCTGATTCTTGTTGTTTAATTAGTTAAATTAAACCAACAGGAAGttaaaacaactttaaataTCAACAATTTAATTGTAACTtgttaactttttatttttgatatgtTTGAGGTTTGTTTTGTCGTCTATCTGGTTACGTACAGTTTGTTTGAGGAAATGATTGAttttaataaacataattttgtttcTAATCGTTTGTCTTGTGAATGATCAGCTGTGTCGGGAGATGTTTGTCCACATACTTGTGGCCGTATCGTGAGTGCGTCCGGGTTCATATATGAGATCCAGTCAGACAGAGTTTAGAAacgtgtttgtttttaagttattaaaatgtaaagtttgggGTCGGAGCTCGTCCCTCTGAGGGTTTGTTTCTTGTGCAGCAGCCTGAAACTGAGTTTGAtcaacaggaagaagaagaggaagttcgctctctttcctcctccgaACGCTTCGCCGATTAATGACCAGCCTGTCAAAGTGCAGCGCTGTCATCAGTCACTGGAGGACGAAACAAACAACCACACGTTACACAACACGAGGCTGCTTCACATCAAACTgagaagaaacacaacacacgtttaaatattattaaaaaaactaaGTAAAAGCAAGTCTTTATTAATCGTCATTTTCCTGTAAGATGAAATGTTTACAACGAGGCGTcgagacaaacacacaagaacaagataaaacataaagacaaacagtaaacaaacaagatgaagactgaaaaaacacaacagatgagGAATTTAAATGAAAGGAACCAGTGTATAAATGAATTAGATATAATATGAATGTGTTGATTTAGTTCTACATGAGGACAATAaaacttattaaaataataaatcagttttattagCTGAGTTTGTTTAAACTATGAGGACTTTGACTCCGTCTTGTAGTGAATCATAATGTACTTAAACAACGATGTTCAGGAAGatacacaaagacaacaaagcTGAACAAAACAGGAACAACAGACATGCTACAACATATTACATCTGTATACAGTTAAAACACTCTCTGTAAAGTGTAAAGAAGGATACAAGTAGTGCGAAGgtgaataaatattgaatgggTAATGTAATAAgttacattatatacaaacatacagtgtaTAAACGtctgtgtacagtacatacagccTGCTTAAATATGTATTTGACAGTGATGTTTAATTTAACTGCTCACTAGTGTGATGGTGAGCCAGAAGAAATATAATGATATagtacaataataaacatacagtactgttGACATCATTATACAATACTGTTATATCATGATACGGTACTGATATATAATTATATGGTACAGTAATAATAGATACAATGATATAATGATACagtacaataataaacatacagtacagtgacATCATGATACAGTACTGTTATATAATGATACAGTACTATAATAAACATGCAATACTATTATATCatgatacagtacagtagtaaAGATACAGTACTGTTATATCATGATATGGTACGGTAATAATAGATACAATGATATAATGATACagtacaataataaacatacaatACTGTTATATCACGATACGGTACAGtagtaaacatacagtacagtgacATCTTGATACAGTACTGTTATATAATGATACGGTACAGTAATAATAGATACAATGATATAATGATACAGTACTgttatataaacatacagtactgttATATAATGATACAGTACAGTGATGTCCAGATTATGAACAAAAACCTACGTGTGATAATAATGTTTGAACCTGTTTGGTTAAATgtgtgcagtggtggaagaagtactgagatcTTTTTAGTATTaatagtagtattagtattgcaGTATTCAGTGTTCACCGCTCTTGGAAGTTTTCatgattcattgtttaaaaaCGAGGATTTAATGTGGATTTTCAGACACTGATcaccaaaaaaaagacaatttaacttcaaagcaaaaacatctttattaaCTCCAAATGTGaacaatatacaaatatatgaaACATCAACTATTACATGCAAAAGCTAAAGCAGAAAGTATCTGACATGTAGTGGAGATGGGATAAAAGATTTCGTTAACGTGCTGACTGTGTCGAAGACTCGTTTTCATGTTTGTAAAGTGAACTACTTAACGTTAGCTTAAACCGTAGCTGACCATGGAGCTTTAGCGTTAGCCTCAATTTACCAGGATACGTATGTAGCTTTTATTCGTCTTTGCACAGCTTCAAATTACAAAGTTGGAAGTTGATGCGTCTCCGTCCTTCATTTCTcttctgctctgtgattggctgctgttgGATTGATTTGAGGAATATTTGCTGAGTCATTGCGCGCTTTCTTCTAACATCATTTTTAGCTGTGTTAGCAGTGTAGCTGTAGACTGAAatgaggatgaatcctaataactGCTGAAACTTTTAATCTGACACTATCATTTAATTTGTTCgacactttggtttatgattaAATAGATTAGAAAGCTAacgacattcccatcagcctcagttgcaCTTTGTTTACTGCCaatgagctaatgttagcatgctaagatgctaaactaagatggtgaacatggtaaacttTATACCTGcgtaacatgttagcattgtcattatgagcctattagcatgctgacgttagcattccAGctccacagagctgctagcatggctgctATTATGTTGCATTGGGCTAAAGTTCAGGTGAagtcaaaacattttgtgtttaagtCAAAGTTGAGTTGAtggaatttttttattttgtcaagtCAACTTCAAACGTCAGCAGATTTGTGACTTTTATTTGGTTCAAGTTCACATATCTGGATGTTAGTACCTGTTCATGTGAATTAAACTCCTCGAAAACAGCTCCTCCTTAATCTCCCACATTAGTTTCAGTAAAAACAACCGAGAGATGATCCGTCAGTTTTCTGGAGAAATGAAACCTAATAAGAACCAGACTCCATTGAGTAATATTTGGGGATTTTTCTGCTCAGTATTTGCAGTATTCAGCTATAAGAAAAGTAGAAGTTTTATTTGAAGAACTGGGAGAAACTTCAGCAGAATCTGTCGTCATTTATAATGATCcatattactgttatataaCTGTCTGAAAACTGACATCATTACAGTGATcgtatgactttgtttttcaaCCCCTAAACTGTACCAACAAATCACATTAATTTATCCCGTAAATATCCCCAATATCACCTTTAATCTAAACAATCGCTTCACTTAAAATTCCTCAGTTTTTAACCGTACGATTAGAATAAGTGTGGTTTaagacagtggtggaaagtaacatttactcaagttctgtACTGATGtacagtttgaggtacttgcactttacttgagtatttccatgtgatgctactttctacatttcagagggaaatattgtactttctactccactacatttatttgacagctttagttacttttcagatgaagatttgacacaatggataatataacaagcttttaaaatacaacacattgttaaagatgaaaccagtggtttccaacctttttgtcttttgacgtcttacaaaaagcagtgtgtagtcggggtcacatttcacatgtctatgagttgttaacagctccaccaaatagtgatttttccctctaaacttctcacatgctttcatttcaataaatgttcaaatgatccaatatttcagcaaaaatcaaagattagagaaaaagtccaaaaactgaaaacagatttgtgtatcagaactttgttttttcttctttcctctcccattaatcatctcaccacccctcagatttatctgctgaccctttggagggacccgacccctaggttgggaaccactggactaaactagctaactgtatataaagtagtgtaaactagctccacctccagcagctacaacagtaacatgctgctctaacactgatgcttcactattaataatctaatgatgtcatatataataatatatcagtcagagggaccaaaccactacttttactgcaatactttaactacatcaagctcataatacttatgtacttttactgcaatactttaactacatcaagctcataatacttatgtacttttactgcaatactttaactacatcaagctcataatacttatgtacttttactgcaatactttaactacatcaagctcataatacttatgtacttttactgcaatactttaactacatcaagctcataatacttatgtacttttactgcaatactttaactacatcaagctcataatacttatgtacttttactgcaatactttaactacatcaagctcataatacttatgtacttctaCCATAggaggatttttacttgtagtggagtacttttacattgttgtattggtacttttagtGAAGTAAAGTatctcagtacttcttccacctctgtcaGCTGCATGTTTGCCACTCGTCTTTTTACAGAGCGTCACAGGAAAAACCCCTCGTCTCCTTCCTCATCTGTCAGTCATGATGGTGTGAGGTCACATGACTCAGTGCGATGACACGTTTGAACATGACGGCGCTCAACACGTTAATCTCAAACAGCAGCGCGGGACTTCGTCCTAATGACTCACAGCCATGCAGTGTGACAGGAGAGATGCATGCTGGGAGAATAAACCCCCACATGCAAAAGCGGTGGTCACAGCTGTCGGTAACAGCGCCACTGCAGCatgtaaatgcaaatgaaaaaaagccaGTTTAGCTTCACAATGAGTCTAAAATAACCTCACATTCATATCAAACTTTCCGAAATCAAACCCCTTTAAGAAGGAAGACAGtggtttcatttttaactttagtttttacatttatgttcaAACAACTTAACTAATGCcgtccacctagagtccggttctgcttgaggtttcttcccattaaaggggagattttcctgctgctgctcatggaggaatgttgggtctctgtaaattaaagagttcagtctagaCTTCTTGATttagtgctatataaataaaactgaactgaactgaattgcCTGCTTACTTTCTAAGAGAATGAAAAActaaaagagacagaaacttTCTGTCAAAATTTACTTTAAACTAATATTTCTAATTGTTAATTAAAAGACTCTTTATCTTATTTAATTACTACAAAACCCTAAATGAATGAGCCAACAGTTAAAAGCCTTAAAATCAAtaatggaagaagtactcagatactttactgcagtaaaagtaccaatacagcaatgtaaaaatactccattacaagtaaaagtcctgcatgaaaaatcctcctgcagtaaaagtacataagtattatgagcttgatgtagttaaagtattgcagtaaaagtacatagtTACAGAAGAAGTTACATAAATTACATCTAAAAATCTTCCTAAATAACAGAGTTTAGTACTTTGAGTACTATGATGCTATTTTggtgaaatttaatttaaaatccaGTTTACATAATTACTAAACAGCATTTTGTCAGGACATATCATCTCAGATTCTCTTCAATCTAAATGGGTTacatattagcaagctaacgttagcgttATCTGAATGCTaattagctagttagctatCAGTTAGCTACACAACAGATTTTTGTCTGCAGTTAGTAGctttaaatatttagtaacaacTCATCTCTACACAACTACTAGTTTTAATTGAGTAAATCTGTACTTAGTAATACTGATGTTATAACGACAACTTTGAACTGAAGAACAGCTGCTGCTTCTTGTGTTGCTAATTAACGAGCGCCGTGTTAACTGTGGTTGAGTAAGAAGACAACATATAGGTGTCTTTTTAAAGGTCTCAATTTCACtttaattaaatgttcaatATATATTCATCCAGACCTGGTTGCAGCAGCTGTTCAGAACGGAAAACAGATTCGATTACGTTAAACTTTAGCTTTCGTTGGAGGGCTGACTGACTGGTGACCACTGCTTAACAGTAAAAAGGGATaagtttgacctgctggtggcgctagaggaaatgTCAGAGGAACTCTGAACTTCCTCTCAGGAACATGAACATTTGGACCAAATTTCACAGAAATCCATTAGAGATGTTTCAGTCTAGAGCCGCACTGCTAGCACGGCTAAAACGATGCTAACAGAAAGCGCTCAGTGACTCAACTGCTTATTTATTATTCCCCGAATCAGtcaaacagcagccaatcacagtgtgCGAGCAGGAAGTGAAATGAAGGACGTAGATGCTAAACTTCCAACATTGTTTGTAACTTGCATCTGCACAAAGAAGAGTTAAAgctaaatactgtacatatccTGGTCAATGGAGGCGGTtgaggattcatcttctggttGACATGAATGCGTCATAATAATCCATCCAGTAAAGATATTTCACCTGACCAACCAACATTATAATCCCCGGAGCCTTGCTGCTGCCATGTCTGTAGGCGTGTTTCCATCCAcgttagtttagtttatttagattttcagagagaaaacagagaaaatgtcgaaaatttgaaaaaagtttttacacatAGCTGAGGTAGAAAAGTTGGCATATcgatgaaattaaaatgtgacaaaatgcaactgagtgaataaatgatgacgtcatgaatcatgtgactgaaacgtcactgaagagatgaaaacatcagatcagaGAccgtaaccttcctcacatcaacacatgaaactaacagaaacgtcatatttccatcatcttgttgtttcttcttcttctgcggcGGTTTAAAGACACCGACTGTTTATctgcagtggatggaaacaaacattcactacaTTGTTTGTGAAATTTGTAAAGTGTAACTACAGATAAATGTGATGCAGTAGAAATatatactcaagtaaagtgcaAGTATCTTAAAACggtacttgagtaaaagtacttccaccactggtttaAATGTCttcaataaacacaaagctaATAGACGACGAGAGCTTCCGCCATCGTCTCCGTCTCTCTGGAAACAAGAGTTCACGCTACGTTAACGgttttctggaaatttggttaaaattatTTGAGCGACATTTGTCTGGAAATCTCCACAACTCCTCGTTTATATGACGACAGTCCGCAGGTTTCTTCATCTCAGGACATTTTCACTTTGTGCATAAAAAAGgggtttttcttctcttttgaggtgtaaacaaacagacacacagagggtTAAAAACAACGTTAATAAACTTTTCTGCACTACAGCTGCTGATAAAACGCTGATAACTTTCTCCAAAGGTGTAATTTGAGTTCTGTCTCTCAACATTTGATCTCGTTTGGGGTTGAATTCAGCCTGAGAGAAAGAACAAACTCTCCTCAATGACTTAAATCGGACAACGTGTAGTTTTAGGGCAGCGCTTTTCCTTGTTAGAAAAGATAGAAACACAAGTTGACCCTCCAGTGAAACTCCTTGTGACGATATTCTGGAAATTCAGTGAAAGTTTATCTACATTTAGATGGAAACCTGGTTTGTGAGAAAGTGTGCAGTGACTCAACTCCTCATTGATTTGACAACAGATATTCTTTATTaaagtcagcaggattcatcctcaggAGAAGATGAATAGTTGAAACAAAAGGTTGGACCAACATCCATAATCATGCATCTGCACaactcaaaataaataaatggacaaTATTTCCCTTTAGAGTGTAGTGCAGTAAGAGTATAAAGTTGCAGAAAGTAGAAACTGTTTTAGTGAACTGACCTGCAGTCAGTGAGACAGACTCAGTGGTGACCAGACTGAACTCTGTACTGGTCCTGAGTCAGTTTGTTTCTGTCACCGCTGGTGGTTTTTTTAGCGTGTCGTCGTGTTTCTCGGCAGCCGCTGAGCTGCAGCGAGTGGGTGCAACTGTTCCGTTCTGTGGTCAGACTGCTGTCttcatccccccccccttccccccctccctcccctccctcccccctcctcatcctcccctcatcctcccCTCTGCACAGTCACTTCCTctgagagatggagggagggagaggaggacgaCCTACAGAGACGTAGACAAACGGAACAagtgcaggagagagagaaagaaagaaggaagccATTTTGGTTCCAGTTTTGACACGTCTGCTTGAAATTTGCTTTCTTCTCTCTGGTTTCTTCACCCTGAAAGTCTTTCAGAGAGTCAGACAGCGGGTGAGTAGATTTGAGGAAGTAAAACCATCTGAAGGCAGTTATTctgttttcttcccttttttt includes the following:
- the zmat2 gene encoding zinc finger matrin-type protein 2; this translates as MASGSGSSKTDFRRKWDKEEYEHLAQKRLTEERDRERRDGKVAPPVKRDLLRHRDYKVDLESKLGKTIVITKTTPQAEMGGYYCNVCDCVVKDSINFLDHINGKKHQRNLGMSMRVERSSLDQVKKRFEVNKKKMEEKQKEYDFEERMKELREEEEKAKAYKKEKQKERKRRAEEDVDFEEDDEMAAVMGFSGFGSSKKSH